The proteins below come from a single Rosa rugosa chromosome 2, drRosRugo1.1, whole genome shotgun sequence genomic window:
- the LOC133733941 gene encoding F-box protein At5g07610-like isoform X1, with amino-acid sequence MQSGIAAAETVGHNEDLLKQLLLRLPARSLIRFKCVSKLWLSLISSPKFCESHTLQNPIPKFSSATTDATTWFISLLPNPNLNFIPDPQGLMILQSCNGLLLCTSPADKFTISRQFKFYVVNPTTSRFSEIALPPPSPTKPEPARLLSVALAFDPSKSLHYKLVCVSGSSTVSVHREIEIEIYSSETRTWRACKSAHMRFPTIGEFLPGVYCNGRIHWFSRFCWLVHYDIDEGHYGVVGLPGHDFSVERECICFGESGGRLHLIEMYGNGIGLNKLHVLEMGKDYSGWFVKYRVDLNLMTAFPYTPAASCHPFFFLDVEENEEQNPVIVLRIGDKFISYNIRDKSCKTLRDLFSHPVIGWRDAYQYMETLACV; translated from the coding sequence ATGCAGAGTGGCATAGCAGCCGCAGAAACAGTTGGTCACAACGAAGACCTCCTCAAACAGCTCCTCCTGCGCTTACCAGCTCGATCACTCATCCGCTTCAAATGCGTCTCCAAACTTTGgctctctctcatctccagCCCCAAATTCTGCGAATCTCACACCCTCCAAAACCCAATCCCTAAATTCTCCTCCGCCACAACAGACGCCACAACTTGGTTCATCTCTCTCCTTCCTAACCCCAATCTCAACTTCATCCCGGACCCACAAGGCCTCATGATTCTTCAGTCCTGCAATGGCTTGCTTCTGTGTACTTCTCCCGCAGATAAATTCACAATCTCCAGACAATTCAAATTCTATGTTGTCAATCCCACAACTAGCCGATTCTCGGAAATAGCTCTTCCACCTCCCTCTCCTACTAAACCCGAACCCGCAAGGCTCTTGAGTGTTGCTTTGGCTTTTGATCCTTCCAAATCGCTTCATTATAAGCTGGTTTGCGTTTCTGGCTCCAGTACCGTCTCAGTCCATCGGGAGATTGAGATTGAGATATATTCGTCTGAGACTCGAACCTGGAGGGCTTGTAAGTCTGCTCATATGAGGTTTCCAACAATTGGTGAGTTCCTACCTGGTGTATACTGCAATGGGAGGATTCATTGGTTCAGCAGATTTTGTTGGTTGGTTCACTATGACATAGATGAAGGGCATTATGGAGTGGTGGGTCTTCCTGGTCACGATTTTTCGGTGGAAAGGGAATGCATTTGTTTTGGGGAGTCTGGTGGCCGTTTGCATCTTATTGAGATGTATGGGAATGGGATTGGTCTAAACAAGCTTCATGTGCTGGAGATGGGGAAGGACTACTCTGGCTGGTTTGTCAAGTACCGGGTTGATCTTAATCTCATGACAGCCTTTCCTTATACTCCTGCTGCATCCTGTcatccatttttctttcttgatgtAGAGGAAAACGAGGAACAGAATCCAGTTATTGTGCTGCGCATAGGTGATAAGTTCATCTCCTATAACATCAGGGATAAGAGCTGTAAGACACTTCGTGATTTGTTCTCACATCCAGTAATTGGATGGAGAGATGCCTATCAATATATGGAGACTTTGGCTTGTGTGTAA
- the LOC133733941 gene encoding F-box protein At5g07610-like isoform X2, producing the protein MQSGIAAAETVGHNEDLLKQLLLRLPARSLIRFKCVSKLWLSLISSPKFCESHTLQNPIPKFSSATTDATTWFISLLPNPNLNFIPDPQGLMILQSCNGLLLCTSPADKFTISRQFKFYVVNPTTSRFSEIALPPPSPTKPEPARLLSVALAFDPSKSLHYKLVCVSGSSTVSVHREIEIEIYSSETRTWRACKSAHMRFPTIGEFLPGVYCNGRIHWFSRFCWLVHYDIDEGHYGVVGLPGHDFSVERECICFGESGGRLHLIEMYGNGIGLNKLHVLEMGKDYSGWFVKGKRGTESSYCAAHR; encoded by the exons ATGCAGAGTGGCATAGCAGCCGCAGAAACAGTTGGTCACAACGAAGACCTCCTCAAACAGCTCCTCCTGCGCTTACCAGCTCGATCACTCATCCGCTTCAAATGCGTCTCCAAACTTTGgctctctctcatctccagCCCCAAATTCTGCGAATCTCACACCCTCCAAAACCCAATCCCTAAATTCTCCTCCGCCACAACAGACGCCACAACTTGGTTCATCTCTCTCCTTCCTAACCCCAATCTCAACTTCATCCCGGACCCACAAGGCCTCATGATTCTTCAGTCCTGCAATGGCTTGCTTCTGTGTACTTCTCCCGCAGATAAATTCACAATCTCCAGACAATTCAAATTCTATGTTGTCAATCCCACAACTAGCCGATTCTCGGAAATAGCTCTTCCACCTCCCTCTCCTACTAAACCCGAACCCGCAAGGCTCTTGAGTGTTGCTTTGGCTTTTGATCCTTCCAAATCGCTTCATTATAAGCTGGTTTGCGTTTCTGGCTCCAGTACCGTCTCAGTCCATCGGGAGATTGAGATTGAGATATATTCGTCTGAGACTCGAACCTGGAGGGCTTGTAAGTCTGCTCATATGAGGTTTCCAACAATTGGTGAGTTCCTACCTGGTGTATACTGCAATGGGAGGATTCATTGGTTCAGCAGATTTTGTTGGTTGGTTCACTATGACATAGATGAAGGGCATTATGGAGTGGTGGGTCTTCCTGGTCACGATTTTTCGGTGGAAAGGGAATGCATTTGTTTTGGGGAGTCTGGTGGCCGTTTGCATCTTATTGAGATGTATGGGAATGGGATTGGTCTAAACAAGCTTCATGTGCTGGAGATGGGGAAGGACTACTCTGGCTGGTTTGTCAA AGGAAAACGAGGAACAGAATCCAGTTATTGTGCTGCGCATAGGTGA